The Sardina pilchardus chromosome 19, fSarPil1.1, whole genome shotgun sequence genome window below encodes:
- the LOC134065621 gene encoding BOLA class I histocompatibility antigen, alpha chain BL3-7-like isoform X1, translating into MKLAVLILLGVCCFHQTSGAIHSLKYFLTASHEVSNFPEFVTVGKVDEVQFYRYDSIRKRGAGLDWISKDPQYWEHETATSRDTEESFKNNVAVAMSRFNQTGGVHTVQNMYGCQWNDESGVTDGFDQWGYDGEDYVTLDLKNVQYIAVTPQALIAKHQLENDRARMEYDKNYFTQQCIEWLKDYLQDGSSILKRKVPPEASLLQKESGVICHATGFYPEGVMITWKRDGEEMLDDVDVGETLPNEDGTFQKRVVLTVSPEELENREYTCEVAHKSGETIILVESEIQRYNLESSVPLGAIIGVVVVLIVLIAIVLIAGFVLRKKEKGGFIRANTADSQSQFSNEKAR; encoded by the exons CAATCCATTCCTTGAAATACTTCCTCACAGCTTCCCATGAAGTATCCAACTTTCCGGAGTTTGTAACTGTTGGGAAGGTGGATGAGGTTCAGTTTTATCGATATGACAGTATCCGTAAGCGAGGAGCAGGACTGGACTGGATTAGTAAAGACCCTCAGTACTGGGAACATGAGACTGCAACATCCCGGGACACAGAAGAGAGCTTCAAAAACAATGTCGCCGTAGCGATGAGTCGATTTAACCAAACTGGTG GTGTGCACACTGTCCAGAATATGTATGGCTGTCAGTGGAATGATGAGAGTGGCGTTACAGATGGATTTGATCAGTGGGGTTATGATGGCGAAGACTACGTCACTCTGGATCTGAAGAATGTGCAGTACATTGCTGTAACACCACAGGCTCTCATCGCAAAGCATCAGTTAGAGAATGACAGAGCTAGGATGGAATATGATAAAAACTACTTCACCCAGCAGTGCATTGAGTGGCTGAAGGATTATCTGCAGGATGGGAGCAGTATTCTGAAGAGGAAAG TCCCCCCTGAGGCCAGTCTCCTGCAAAAGGAGTCTGGAGTTATATGCCATGCCACAGGTTTCTACCCTGAGGGCGTGATGATCAcctggaagagagatggagaggagatgcTGGATGATGTGGATGTGGGGGAGACACTGCCCAATGAGGATGGAACCTTCCAGAAGAGAGTTGTGCTCACTGTGTCACCTGAAGAGTTGGAGAACAGGGAGTACACCTGTGAGGTGGCTCACAAGAGTGGAGAGACCATCATCTTGGTTGAATCTGAGATACAGCGCTACA ACCTAGAATCATCTGTTCCTCTCGGTGCCATCATTGGTGTGGTTGTTGTGCTCATTGTCTTGATTGCCATTGTCTTGATTGCTGGGTTTGtgctgagaaagaaagagaagggtg GCTTTATTCGTGCTAACA CTGCTGACAGCCAGTCCCAGTTCTCAAATGAAAAAGC GAGATGA
- the LOC134065621 gene encoding BOLA class I histocompatibility antigen, alpha chain BL3-7-like isoform X2 codes for MKLAVLILLGVCCFHQTSGAIHSLKYFLTASHEVSNFPEFVTVGKVDEVQFYRYDSIRKRGAGLDWISKDPQYWEHETATSRDTEESFKNNVAVAMSRFNQTGVPPEASLLQKESGVICHATGFYPEGVMITWKRDGEEMLDDVDVGETLPNEDGTFQKRVVLTVSPEELENREYTCEVAHKSGETIILVESEIQRYNLESSVPLGAIIGVVVVLIVLIAIVLIAGFVLRKKEKGGFIRANTADSQSQFSNEKAR; via the exons CAATCCATTCCTTGAAATACTTCCTCACAGCTTCCCATGAAGTATCCAACTTTCCGGAGTTTGTAACTGTTGGGAAGGTGGATGAGGTTCAGTTTTATCGATATGACAGTATCCGTAAGCGAGGAGCAGGACTGGACTGGATTAGTAAAGACCCTCAGTACTGGGAACATGAGACTGCAACATCCCGGGACACAGAAGAGAGCTTCAAAAACAATGTCGCCGTAGCGATGAGTCGATTTAACCAAACTGGTG TCCCCCCTGAGGCCAGTCTCCTGCAAAAGGAGTCTGGAGTTATATGCCATGCCACAGGTTTCTACCCTGAGGGCGTGATGATCAcctggaagagagatggagaggagatgcTGGATGATGTGGATGTGGGGGAGACACTGCCCAATGAGGATGGAACCTTCCAGAAGAGAGTTGTGCTCACTGTGTCACCTGAAGAGTTGGAGAACAGGGAGTACACCTGTGAGGTGGCTCACAAGAGTGGAGAGACCATCATCTTGGTTGAATCTGAGATACAGCGCTACA ACCTAGAATCATCTGTTCCTCTCGGTGCCATCATTGGTGTGGTTGTTGTGCTCATTGTCTTGATTGCCATTGTCTTGATTGCTGGGTTTGtgctgagaaagaaagagaagggtg GCTTTATTCGTGCTAACA CTGCTGACAGCCAGTCCCAGTTCTCAAATGAAAAAGC GAGATGA
- the LOC134066450 gene encoding B-cell receptor CD22-like — protein MQINTTSEWRPLMYTFKESFHLIVRDAPGRPQPSELSEVSEGTSVNVTCTAAAPCPSQPPTITWSLPTGNTHTHIQHKKNGKRSLLSLLNFTASRSHHKRGIYCMASYPRQNGGTVKVNSVVQILTVFFSPVEVVVSVSPPGPPAEGSSVTLTCNSSECNPPVQNYTWFRGGQQGQHTPIGSGQTLTFNLSSSDEGLYYCRAEHPQGGKDSAAVRLVNKGFLAGITIKCLAAFLLTVLVIGFQRWKKSHQEIEPGDHRQIQDPGDQHGSIHVYVPQPPSDPNEVDYEDPERPS, from the exons ATGCAAATCAATACCACTTCAGAATGGAGACCATTGATGTATACTTTTAAGGAGTCATTTCATCTGATTGTCAGAG ATGCTCCAGGGCGTCCACAGCCATCAGAGTTGTCTGAGGTGTCAGAGGGGACATCAGTGAATGTGacctgcactgctgctgctccctgtccctctcagcCTCCTACCATCACCTGGTCTCTTCccactgggaacacacacactcacatacagcaTAAGAAGAATGGCAAAAGATCCCTTTTGTCTCTTTTGAACTTCACTGCTTCCCGTAGTCACCACAAGAGAGGAATCTACTGTATGGCGTCTTACCCCAGACAGAACGGCGGCACTGTGAAAGTAAACAGTGTTGTGCAGATACTCACAGTCTTCT TCTCTCCTGTGGAGGTCGTGGTCTCTGTGAGTCCTCCAGGcccaccagcagagggcagtagTGTGACTCTGACCTGTAACAGCAGTGAGTGCAACCCTCCAGTGCAGAACTACACCTGGTTTAGAGGGGGCCAGCAGGGCCAGCACACACCTATAGGATCTGGACAAACCCTCACCTTCAATCTCAGCTCCAGTGATGAAGGACTGTACTACTGCAGGGCAGAGCACCCACAGGGGGGGAAGGACTCTGCTGCAGTGAGACTGGTGAATAAAG GTTTCCTGGCCGGAATCACTATAAAGTGTTTGGCAGCATTTCTGCTAACTGTCTTGGTTATTGGTTTTCAGAG gTGGAAAAAGTCACATCAGGAAATAGAACCCGGTGATCATCGTCAG ATCCAAGACCCAGGTGATCAACATGGATCCATTCATGTCTATGTTCCTCAACCTCCATCTGATCCCAATGAGGTTGACTATGAGGATCCAGAGAGGCCCTCATAA